TGGCTCACCCCTGAACCGCCGCCACATGTCTAGGCATCGAAACTTGCATGATATGATTGGAGCAGGTTTTATGCCAACATCCAAAATGGCCAAGCCATGCGTGTGCATTGAAGATAATAAGGCACCATTCCGTAGGATGGCTGGCGCATGGAGACACGCCGGGGAAACCGCACGCAATCAACCCAGACATCCCTTTCGTCACGCAGGACAACGCATAACTTCTTGTTGTTTCTGTGTTTAAGTGCATAAGGAACATAAAATGCCATCGTGGCCCAGAGAGTTTCCGCCTGATAAGGCACGCCCCTGAGTTGCCTTTACGGCTTAAGAGATGATTTTAGCAGGAGGAAGTCATCTTCGCATTCTCAAGGTGAATAACCTCTGACAAAATGACAATTTCTGTCAGTACGCTGACAAAAAAGGCGGGGATATTCAATAAATACCAGAATTGTGTGGTCTATTCTGGAGACTGAAGCCGTTTCCGAAGGAACCGGTGCTCGGGCAACCCCAAAGCCAGCGCTTTTGCGTAATGGTCTTTAGCCTCGTCCAGATTTTTTTTGCCCTTGGCCAGCCACCAAGCCAGATTGAAATGGGCGGCGCCGTACTCCGGCTGCATTTTCAGGAGTTCCCCGGTCACCGAAACGGCCTCCTCCACCTGTTCGTTATGCGCCAGGTTCACGGCCATCACATTCAGGATGTCCGGCCTGCCCGGGTCCATGGCCTGTGCCCGCTGGAGCAGTTCATGGGCCTTGTCGTGCTGGCCGCGCTGCATGGCGTTCCATCCCAGCGCGAGGAGTCCGTCGGGGGTTTCGGCGAAGCCCAGGGCGTTGAGCAGCCCCTCCACAGTCCGCTCGGCGGACTGCTCGAACTCCGTTTTCAGGCGGACTCCACCGTCCTCAGTCCATTGACGGACCGCGTTCGGCATGATGGTGAGGCGCGGCGAGGTGATGTTGGGGGTCAACTGGTTGGTGGGGTCCGAGAGGCGGTCGCAGGCCAGCACCGGCCCGCCGTGGGCCGTGATGGTGTCGCGCCAGAGCAGCTTGCCCGAGGGCAGGGCGCGCAGTTCCCCCACTGCCCGCGTCACCAAGACGCCCTCCGGCCCGAAAATGCCGTGCGTGAGGGTCAGGTCAAGCACCTGGTCATACCCTGCACGGCCCAGGCCGGCCCAGCGGGCCTTGGCCGCCTCGCGGGCGCTGTTGTACCCGGCGGCGGTGCCCATGGGCTGCACCCGCACCGCGTTCGTGCCCAGATTCTCCGCCATGGCGACGGCCAGCAGTTCTTCGAAGACCAAGCCGGGCGCAAAATTGCCCAGCACCCCGTTGATTTCCCGGCGGTAGGCGGCGTTCTGCGCGGCGGAGATGCCCGCGCCCAGCACGGTGCCAGCGCTCCCCGCGATTTGCAGGGTCTGCCGCACCGGCGACAGGGCGATCATCATTTCCTCCTGCGTGTTGCTGACGGACCATGCGGGACGGGCCGCATTGCGCACGGCAACCCCGTTCCCGGCGAGGTCCTTCGCGCAGCCCGCGACAAAAAGGAGGAGGGCCGCGAGCATGAGCCCCGCGGCAAAGTGTCCGCCATGACATGTCCTGCCCGGCATTCCAGTGCGCATCATACAATCTCCCGGACGGCGCCCCGTCCGCGTTGCCTATTCCCCATCCGGCGGCGCGGACCGCAGTTGCTTGGTCCGTGACCGGATGCGCTTCGACTCCAAACGCCGCCGCCGCGCGGCCGCCGTGGGCCGGGTGGCGGTGCGGTGCTTCGGCACGCGCCGCATCACCTCGAGCCGCCGCGCAAGCTCCTCCAGGGCCAGTTCCCTGTTCTTGTGCTGCGATCGCGACGCCGTGGCCACCACCACCAGCCCCGTGGGCAGATGCCGCAGCCGCACCGACGAGTCCGTCGTGTTCTTCTTCTGCCCGCCCGGCCCGGAACTCCGGAAAAAGGAGAATTCCAGCTCTTCGGGGGGTGGGTAATACGGCGGTTCCATGGACAATATACTATCCTGAGCCCTGCCATCTCGGCAAGGTTCAAGGGGTTGGGCGCTGAAACCCCGTCAGAACTGCACTTCGGCCAGCAGGGTGATGTAGTCGGCGTCATGGGACTTGGTGCCGCCGCTGAACTCGGTGCCGTTTAAGTACACGAAGTTGCCGTCCCGACCGAGGCCGTCGCCGGTGAAGAGGTGGCCCCAGTATAGGGTGAGGGTCAGGTCCGGGGAGTATCGGTAGCGCACGGTGGTCTCGACAGTGACGCCGAGGTCTTTGGAGGAGGGGGTGGACCAGAACCCGAAGCGGGGCAGCCAGGGCACTTTGCGCCCGTTCAAGGAAAGATGCGCGGGCCACTCGAAGGCGTCCACGGCATGGAAGGAGGCGGCGCGAAGCTGCACCCACCACTGTTCGGCGGGCGTGAAATTGACCCCGGCGCGGACCTGGTTGAAATTGGTCATGTGCGTGTTGTCCACGATGACCGAGGCGTAATAGGTCTGCGAGAAGAGGCGGTTGAAGGAGACGCTGGCCTGCGGGCGGCGGAAGGGGTTCAGCCAGTCGCCGAAGGACATGTCACGCCGGTCCTCGCCGTCAAACCATGCCCCGCCGACAAACACGCGGGGCTGCCAGGGAAGGTCCAGGGTGCGGCCCAGTTCGCCGTCGGCGGCCCATGCGCCGTACCCGGCGTCGTCGTCACCGTACACGCCCCAAAGGGTGGTGCCCTGAAAGCGGTGGCCAAGGTGCGCCGCCGCGCCCCACTGCCAGGCCCCCTCCAGGTCATAGTCCCACGCGCCGGGTTTTCCAAAGAACCGCGCCCCGGCGGTGTTCAGCCGTGTGGGGCCGTACTGGTCCAGACCCAGCAGGCGCTCGCGCCCTTCGGAGACGGGGTCGAGGGCGGTGTCCTCGACGCGGGACCCGTCGTGGACCAGCATGTAATACGCGGACAGGTTCCACGCCGGCGCGGCGGCCCAGGTGGCGTAGCCCCCGTAAAAGACCGCGTCCTCCCGGGCCGGCCCCATGGTCTCGTTCAGTTTTGCGGCCCATGCGTCCACGGTGAGCCGCTCCAGGGGCGCATAGGTCAGGCGGACCGCATCGAAGGAGTTGTACTGGGTGCTGGTGCTTTTCTCGCCCACCAGCCAGCCCCGTCCGAGCAGCATGGACTGACGGCCCAGCCGCAGGCGCAGGGGCTGTTCGCACAGGTCCTCCACCTCGACGTAGGCCTGCAGGAACTCCAGGTCATTCTGCCCGAACCGGGCCGCGTCCGCACCCCGGAGATAATCCGACCGGAAATCCTCGCCCCAGAGGTCGTAGTTGTACAGTTCCAGCATGGTGGAGACGCCGCCGGAAAAGCGCGCCCGCACATGGAGGCGCGTCACCGTCTCGGCGTACCAACTGTCCGAACCTCGCCGGTCCCAGTCGAAACGGCTGGTAAGGCCGGGCGTTCCCAGAACCCGGCCATAGAACCACCCGGCGGGACCGCGCAGTTCCGCGGCACGGCCCGTGGTGTAGGTGTTGATGTAGGTGCGCCCGCGCAGGCCAAGATGCCCGCCAACGGAGACCTCCTCCAGCGCGGCATGGCCCGCCTGTGCCATGAAAAAAAGCAAAGACGACAGGGATATCCGGAAGAACACGGTATTCCGCATGAGAACAGTCTTTCCTGCCAAGTGGTTGAACCGGAAGTTTGACCGACCCCGGAAATGGCAACGGGGCCGCCGTGGCGGCCCGCAAGGAAGAGCGCTTCCTGAAGGGTTTTATGATAGCACAGGCCATGGGCCCGCCGCTAACACGAACCTAACATTACCGTAACTGTTTAACAGATTGGCGCAGGAACAGGTCGTTATTTTCTTGCTCTTGCTCTTGCCCTACTCCTTGAATATCGCCGGGGCAACGGCAGGCGCTCCCCGGCAGAGCGCAGGCGATTCTTCGAGACCGCCCAATGCCGCAATGGAGAATGCGGCGGCGTTGGATGTGCTGTGGCCAGAGGAGAGACTGTGAAGTCCGAAAGACCAGATTCGTTTGGGGAATTGGAGCAAGAGCAAGATTAAGAGCAGGAGCAAGAACAGACGCCCATGCCAATCGCTTAAAGTGTCACACATTACCTGAAGATGGGACCGCGCCGCCTGTTTTGCTATCATGGCCCCAAAGAGGCGGAATCCCCCTGGCAAAGAAGAAACCGCCGCAAAAGGAGACATCCACATGCCGCATGCGGGAATGTTGCTGGGTTCATTGCTGGCGCTGTGCGCGGCCCAGTCTGCGATGGGCGCGGAACCGGCGACGGTGGAGTCGGCGGCGCCGGGGGTATGGAAACTGACCTGGGGCGTGCCGGAGGCGCACACGCCGGTGCGGGTGCTGTCCCCCACACCCAAAACGGACGCGATGTCGGCCCTTCCGGCAGCGGCGGAGCCGCCCTTTCCCCTTGATGCGGTCAGTTTTCGGGCCAATCCGCGCGGCGTGGTCATTGAACTGCCCATGACGTCCTCCGAGCAGATTTTCGGGCTCGGGCTGCACCCCACGTTTTTCAACTGCACGGACGCGCGCCTGGAAATGGCCACAAACGACCACCAGGACGACGGGGACGGGACCTCCCACGCGCCGGTGCCCTTCTATGTTTCGACAAAAGGCTACGGGGTATATGTGGACACGGCGCGGTATGCCCGGTTTTACTGCGGCAACCTGGCGCCCGTGTCCGGCGCGGCGGACGCGGCGGACGCAGGCGCGGCGGACAACACGGCGGACCTGTACCGTCACCGGGCGCTTTCACAAAAGACCATGACCGTGGAGGTGCCCTCGGCCGGGGGGATCGAGGTCTATCTTTTCGCGGGGCCGGACATGAAGACCGCCGTGCGGCGGTACAACCTGTATTCCGGCGGGGGCTGCCTGCCGCCGCTGTGGGGGCTGGGGGTGTATTACCGGGGCCACACGAAATTCAACGCGGAGGAGGTGCTGTCCACGGCGCGGCTCATCCGCGACAGCGGCATGCCCTGCGATGTGTTTGGCCTGGAGCCGGGCTGGCACACCCACGCCTACTCGTGCACCTATGTGTGGAGCCCGGAACGCTGGCCCGACCCGGACGGGTTCATCCGCGAGATGCGCGGCATGGGCTACGAATTGAACCTGTGGGAGCACGCCTTTGTGCACCCCGACTCGCCCCTGCGCGGCCCGCTGCTCCCCCACTCCGGCGATTACCAGGTGTGGGGCGGGCTGGTGCCGGATTTCACCGTGCCGGAGGCGCGGCGCATTTTCGCGGAGCACCATGAGCGGGAACTGGTCCAAAAGGGCGTGACGGGCTTCAAGCTGGACGAGTGCGACAACCAGCCGAACAAGCGGGACCCGTGGTCCTTCCCCGAGATGTCCGCGTTCCCTTCGGGCATGGACGGCGAGCAGATGCACAGCCTCTTCGGGACACTGTACCAGCAGACCCTGCTTGACGTTTTTAACCGGAACAACCTGCGGACCTACGGCAAGGCGCGCTCCTCCCACGCCCTGGCCGCGCCCCTGCCGTTCGTGCTGTACAGCGACTACTACGAGCACGCGGGCTTCGTGCGCGCCCTGGCGAACAGCGGGTTCGGCGGCATTCTCTGGCAGCCTGAGGTGCGCAACTGCGCCTCCATCGCGGACCTGATGCGCCGCACGCAGACGGCGGTCTTCTCGCCGCAGACGGTGATGGACTCCTGGTTCTTGAAACTGCCCCCCTGGCTCCAGATTGACACGGAGAAGAACAACGCCGGGGAACTGATGCCGGACCATGAGGCGGTGACCGCGCGGGTCCGCCGCCTGCTTGAATGGCGCATGCGCCTTGTGCCCTACCTGTACGGCGCGTTCGCCGAGTATCACCGCGACGGCACGCCGCCGTTCCGCGCGGTGGCGATGGACTACCCGGAGGACCGGAAAACGCACACACTGGACGACGCCTACCTGATGGGCCCGTCCCTGCTGGTGGCCCCGCTCTTCGGTGACGCGACGACAAGGAAACTGTGGCTGCCGAAGGGGGACTGGTTCGACTTCTGGACCGGCTCGCCCCTTGAGGGCGGCAGGGAGCATGAAATCACGGCGGACGTGGACACGATTCCCGTGTTCGTGAAGTCGGGCGCGCTTGTCCCGCTGGCGGACCCCGTGGCGCACATCACGCCGGAGACGGTGTTCCAACTGGAGGTGCGGGCCTATGGTCCGCCGCCGGGAACCTTCGCGCTGCCCGAGGATGACGGCGTCACCAGGGCGCACGAGGGCGGCGCGTTCAACACGGTGACCCTGCGCTGGCCAAAACGGGGCAGACCAGTGCTGGAGAGAAAAGGAGAGCTTCCCCTGCGGCGGTACGCCGTGAGGGAGTGGCGGCGGATGGACTCCGCCAAATGAGGCATTGAGACGGGAAAGGACAATATCGTGGACAGGAAAGTGCTGGACGAGTATTTCGCGGGGGACCAACTGGCCAAAGCGCTGGGGATGACCATTAAGGAAATCACACCGGGCGGCGCGGTGGTCACCATGCCCCTCATGAAGATACATGAGAACGGGCTGGGCAACACCCACGGCGGCGCCATCTTTTCGCTGGCCGACTTCTGTTTCGCCGTGGCATCGAACAGCCACGGACAGGTGGCCGTGGCGGCAAACGTGGGCATCACCTATCTGCGCCCCCCCGCCAAGGGCACGCTCACCGCGACGGCCCGCGAGATTCACCGGGGACGGCGCCTGGGCACCTATGACATTGACGTGACCGATGAGAAGGGGAAGACCGTCGCCGTGTTCCGGGGCACCGTGGCCGTGCTTGAGCAGACCATTGCGGAGGCGCTGGCGCGGCGGGAATGACGCGCGGCATGGCCGTCCCGGTCATGTTCTTCGCGTTCACCCCACCGGCCCAAACCGCGCAGTCCTCAGACAGCGGGTCCGAAGATGAGGCGGCAGGTCCATTCGTGGCTGTCGCCCCAGGGGGCCTGGAGG
This genomic stretch from Candidatus Hydrogenedentota bacterium harbors:
- a CDS encoding peptide chain release factor-like protein translates to MEPPYYPPPEELEFSFFRSSGPGGQKKNTTDSSVRLRHLPTGLVVVATASRSQHKNRELALEELARRLEVMRRVPKHRTATRPTAAARRRRLESKRIRSRTKQLRSAPPDGE
- a CDS encoding tetratricopeptide repeat protein, translated to MMRTGMPGRTCHGGHFAAGLMLAALLLFVAGCAKDLAGNGVAVRNAARPAWSVSNTQEEMMIALSPVRQTLQIAGSAGTVLGAGISAAQNAAYRREINGVLGNFAPGLVFEELLAVAMAENLGTNAVRVQPMGTAAGYNSAREAAKARWAGLGRAGYDQVLDLTLTHGIFGPEGVLVTRAVGELRALPSGKLLWRDTITAHGGPVLACDRLSDPTNQLTPNITSPRLTIMPNAVRQWTEDGGVRLKTEFEQSAERTVEGLLNALGFAETPDGLLALGWNAMQRGQHDKAHELLQRAQAMDPGRPDILNVMAVNLAHNEQVEEAVSVTGELLKMQPEYGAAHFNLAWWLAKGKKNLDEAKDHYAKALALGLPEHRFLRKRLQSPE
- a CDS encoding glycoside hydrolase, producing the protein MPHAGMLLGSLLALCAAQSAMGAEPATVESAAPGVWKLTWGVPEAHTPVRVLSPTPKTDAMSALPAAAEPPFPLDAVSFRANPRGVVIELPMTSSEQIFGLGLHPTFFNCTDARLEMATNDHQDDGDGTSHAPVPFYVSTKGYGVYVDTARYARFYCGNLAPVSGAADAADAGAADNTADLYRHRALSQKTMTVEVPSAGGIEVYLFAGPDMKTAVRRYNLYSGGGCLPPLWGLGVYYRGHTKFNAEEVLSTARLIRDSGMPCDVFGLEPGWHTHAYSCTYVWSPERWPDPDGFIREMRGMGYELNLWEHAFVHPDSPLRGPLLPHSGDYQVWGGLVPDFTVPEARRIFAEHHERELVQKGVTGFKLDECDNQPNKRDPWSFPEMSAFPSGMDGEQMHSLFGTLYQQTLLDVFNRNNLRTYGKARSSHALAAPLPFVLYSDYYEHAGFVRALANSGFGGILWQPEVRNCASIADLMRRTQTAVFSPQTVMDSWFLKLPPWLQIDTEKNNAGELMPDHEAVTARVRRLLEWRMRLVPYLYGAFAEYHRDGTPPFRAVAMDYPEDRKTHTLDDAYLMGPSLLVAPLFGDATTRKLWLPKGDWFDFWTGSPLEGGREHEITADVDTIPVFVKSGALVPLADPVAHITPETVFQLEVRAYGPPPGTFALPEDDGVTRAHEGGAFNTVTLRWPKRGRPVLERKGELPLRRYAVREWRRMDSAK
- the paaI gene encoding hydroxyphenylacetyl-CoA thioesterase PaaI; translation: MVDRKVLDEYFAGDQLAKALGMTIKEITPGGAVVTMPLMKIHENGLGNTHGGAIFSLADFCFAVASNSHGQVAVAANVGITYLRPPAKGTLTATAREIHRGRRLGTYDIDVTDEKGKTVAVFRGTVAVLEQTIAEALARRE
- a CDS encoding alginate export family protein; this translates as MRNTVFFRISLSSLLFFMAQAGHAALEEVSVGGHLGLRGRTYINTYTTGRAAELRGPAGWFYGRVLGTPGLTSRFDWDRRGSDSWYAETVTRLHVRARFSGGVSTMLELYNYDLWGEDFRSDYLRGADAARFGQNDLEFLQAYVEVEDLCEQPLRLRLGRQSMLLGRGWLVGEKSTSTQYNSFDAVRLTYAPLERLTVDAWAAKLNETMGPAREDAVFYGGYATWAAAPAWNLSAYYMLVHDGSRVEDTALDPVSEGRERLLGLDQYGPTRLNTAGARFFGKPGAWDYDLEGAWQWGAAAHLGHRFQGTTLWGVYGDDDAGYGAWAADGELGRTLDLPWQPRVFVGGAWFDGEDRRDMSFGDWLNPFRRPQASVSFNRLFSQTYYASVIVDNTHMTNFNQVRAGVNFTPAEQWWVQLRAASFHAVDAFEWPAHLSLNGRKVPWLPRFGFWSTPSSKDLGVTVETTVRYRYSPDLTLTLYWGHLFTGDGLGRDGNFVYLNGTEFSGGTKSHDADYITLLAEVQF